The region GTAGTTTAATTGTTTGTACTGGGACTTTTTTTCTTGAACTAGTCATCACCTCTTCTTTTAGGTACTCATCAATGCTGGCTGAAAATCTTGTTAATCCACCAAGTCTTTGCAAGCCATCTTACTTATGCAATGCTGAAACAAACCCGAGTAGTTCTGCAAGAAGAGGTGGTGAATCA is a window of Salvia splendens isolate huo1 chromosome 3, SspV2, whole genome shotgun sequence DNA encoding:
- the LOC121794082 gene encoding uncharacterized protein LOC121794082 isoform X1; translated protein: MTDIFCLCSLIVCTGTFFLELVITSSFRYSSMLAENLVNPPSLCKPSYLCNAETNPSSSARRGGESDNGSHLDIPATDADYDLQSSKESVSFKSQQWLMVIFLAVIIHTTVD
- the LOC121794082 gene encoding uncharacterized protein LOC121794082 isoform X2, with amino-acid sequence MTDIFCLCSLIVCTGTFFLELVITSSFRYSSMLAENLVNPPSLCKPSYLCNAETNPSSSARRGGESDNGSHLDIPATDADYDLQSSKESTAEEKVLRSMTLDMTAHL